From Malaya genurostris strain Urasoe2022 chromosome 2, Malgen_1.1, whole genome shotgun sequence:
ccacacggcatctaggctggtactgtccggagagagctaataggtactatcaatctcctagtggaccccagcccctgtcTGCTGAATATTTCAATGAATCAATGCAAAAATTAATGACAGCATTCTACTAAATTTCAGCAATTACGTTGTAATTAATAAACACTTTGGAACTCATTGCTTATTACTGCGTTTACAACAAAGAATGTTTTACTGAATGATATATAGCAAATCATTTTGCTGAAATAAATTACGAAAATTTGGTgtatgggttcgattcccagccccgtcagaaaatttttctggtccgaatagGCGAGTGACCGGTTGAAGCTTCTATAATCGAAACGAAAGAAAACAATTTTAGCGCATGTCTGCTGGACAGATAAATGTTACATATAAATACATACCGTGGCACCAGCGCACTAGTAAACATCTGTGTGAGAAATATGTAAAACTTGATCAGTCTTGACAGAAAATCAGTCTCGACagttcattgaaaatattggaaatatATCCAGTTGATATGTGataaaaaatggaaatttaTGTTACATTCAATGGaaaatcatgtcaaatatagagTTTCATCTTCACTTTTAGGTCACCTTACTAATTTCGTTATGTTTAAGTATGTggttgaaaatttttaactgaAACAATCAGGGCAGTAACAATTGTCACATTGCAATTTTGTGACTAATGATGTTCGTATATCGTCTGCAAACATATCggcttttaaaaaaatcaccaGACTGCTTGACGGCAACGCCAGTTTTAGAGATAGTAAACAGCTCTAACCGACATGCCGATAATTATACTTGAGGAATCGTCAAACATTTGGAGACTGTCGTGAAGTGGGAAAGCTGCCAGAATAAACCGACTTTTTGCCAACAACACAGGCAGTTATAGTTACTCTCGGTTTCGATCTCGTAAGCCTGAGGTGCGCAATTTGGTTCCTATGAAAATCACATCATCACTCCAGAGAGACACACAGTATGCCGTTTGATAAATTGCTTTCAGTGTAATTGATTTAGATCTACGACAACTAAACAAGATTGACTTCATTCCAAACACTGGGCTAGCCTGGGAAAACGGATACAAAGACATAAATTTCAAAACAGTATATAATATGTCGTAAAGATGATGAAATGCGCGTGTGTTCCACTTTAGTTGTCAAAACATTACGAGAATATACAACAGTAATTTAAGTCTAAAATAGCAATGAACATATGCGAAAAACGCAATATTTCCTGGCTGCGCATTTGCTTACAATGGCTTACAGGAGAAGAGACAAGAAGATGTGTGGAACCGAACGAGGATGGCAGTTTAGAAATGATTCGGGACACACCCGATATCATAGCGTAACTATTAGATTCAATTTATATACCTATGAAATTGGAAACTAATTATAGCTTTGCAGGGTCAATAACAGTAAATGTGATTTGAACATAAGCTAATTTTAGATTCCTTTTTCAAAGAATGGAGAGCTCTGGGAATATATGTATTCAAAAAatcagtttatattttttaatgGTTTACTTGATATTATGTGTAAACCGAACTATATTATTTATTAACTACTAGAGTTGAATAAAACTGTGAATAAACGAAATGAAAAGTGCGCTCACCTGATAAATGTCGACAATGAAAAACTAATCTGTAACAGTTATACTTCACAAAAATACTATTTGAAAACCAGCCAAATGCACTATGATCACAATAACATAAACAGTACGAAATAATTTTAATACACCAAACAAGTTTTTAAACCCGTGTTCCAAGAACGCCAAAGTTAATCACTATTCAATTTCGCCCTAATTTTGAGACAAAGAAACTGCTCTCAGAACGGCTTATTCCGCATTACAATTTTTTGATCTATTTTCTCCACAGCGAAAATCAGTTTCCACTTTCTGCTTATTTTTCTCACCCAATCTAAGACTAATAGTAGTAGTTTGTTCACTTCAACTGCTTTCCTCCTCGGAGGATCGATGTTGACTGTTTTCTGTGCTCCAAGATTCAATTGGTCAGGTCTGTTGGCTTTCTCTATAAAAGCGGAAAATCCCTACTCAATACTAACAACTACTGATCATCTGGGTGAGAATGAAAGAGATAGAAAATACGCGCAAATTTAATAAGCCGCAATACTTTTGCCagaataaacataaacaaacatgcAGATATCCAAACGAGTCGCGATTTCCGCTTTTCCCAGACACTGCTTCCTTCGTGCGATGAACCCCTCATGCAGAGTAGCAAGCGTCGCGACGCTCATATTCTTACCGTATACAATTCCGCACgacattttggcacccatatgaTCAGAATGGTCACTGCCTGTTCTATATATTGCACAAAGACGCTTCTGGTATATGGACACGGACTTAGTTATTATCCGGTACAATCTCACTATTGGGGTACCACGCTTAAGCCTATTTCAAATTATCTGCCACCTAGAACAAATCAcgatttatatataaaaaaaattgttgtgccAAAAAACATGTCTTGTGTTCATACGTATTTTCCTTGCTTTCGCGGTAAACTGTAATTCGGGGAAAACACCGAAAATTGACGTCGCAAAAGAACATACGCTTCAGTATCAGCGCATTTCAGATTGATTGAATCACGTGGTGTCTGGGGCTGGTTCGGAATCAGGGGGATAAATTAATATGCGTCGGTTGCTGCgacgaaacgaaatcaaaacaaaagtaATGTTTATTCGCCTAAAATTGTGACAATGCGCTCACAAACAGagaaatataaacaaaaaaaacattgcacCAGATTCATGTCCTACTACCATCATGACTTTTCATGGTTCTTATTTTTCGAAGGTCACTGCAGAAAGGAAACGTATTTTTTCATCATCATTATCTGGGTTTCTTCGGCTGAAGATGGCGACTGATTTTCCTGATACGATGACCCTTCTTTCTATTTACGCATTTTCACATTTCCTGCATACAATGGAAGCTGATTTAAACTGACTGAGTTCCGTGACTTGTTGAGTTGAGTTTTCGAGGACTAGGCTTAGCACTAGAAGCAAGCTATTACTCCCAAACTCATTGTGTAATATACCTTCTACACATCATACTGGCTTCCTCTTTGTGTAGTCTCAATCTCGACCTTTTCGAAAAAGACAACTTATTGTTTAGGAGCATGTGTTGAGCTGAAACTCgtgctttatttttttcttccgtGAGTGTCTCaatttgtatacattttccatGCGTATAGTCGCGTTTGTATATAGAAATTTATTTACGGTAGTACATTTTACTAAAATGTGGAACAAGAGCTCAACGAACTGTATCGAATTGCAAATATTCGATCAGTGTTCCCGGGCCTTCAATCGTGTTGATGGAACAGGTTAACTGTGctttaaaaataagttgttcCTAACCttcctacacggagaacccttatatcataaaattgcgatatcgcaaccaatatggtttttgatttgcatatattcaagtagttgaaaaatatgttgttttaaatgctgtcaaatgccggagacagttgaaagcaaaacaataatcgcaatgcaaaatcaacaacttttttagttgaaatctgttcgcgtcgcttcaaaatgtcaatgaaaacaacatcgatgattaaagcgtttggtgaaattcgatttgagaaatttatgattccatcacaagtgtttatctaacagcggtgttgtgataaatttaaccttgtttaagttgaaaaagatttggtgaccaattagaaaatgttaatgaatgatcatctcgtaatctttcaggtatgcgcaaaaattcgatcattgatttacttccagtgaACTGTTTTTCTTCcggctgtttgataccgatgatgatgttcatgcattagcaataaaacgcttattgacatgaatttaatttataaaagtaacaggagcgaagggtttcaaacacacagaacgcgctgcgattgaatggcgcgtttgaattgccgtcgcaaaattccaattcccagcggttgatacaCACAAGCTcacataaattgactaaaattatcagtgcataactttagttcaaccgtttgaaggcatcattttaggtaaatttaataatttcgctaatttactcgcccctccgggcacttttgctgattaacaacgtttttctacaccaatcatttccgatcgaatcagaagtattttttttagaatttagatctttactgatctcaaaacaaacaaacaaataaaaccgatttatttttctattaacagaattttgttccaataacaacaccagttatttcaactaaaatatttgttgaaattgaaaggtatgtgtcctcactaattgacagcatttttttcaaacagttaaattttttgtttcaaccatcgtttctgctaatcgaaaaacaaaaatgacagtttagttaaaacaacagtcgattagttgtaccaaattttaaccaatcgaattcagaaaatcaactaatattctggttgaaatgggatcgcgggtggttccgtgtggaaaaaacctttttcatgctcaatttttcatgaaggatagtaaatacacttccatatgatatctgtgtcatctcagcaatctcacggagcttcacttcacgatctttcattataatttttgtcacttcactcacattttccggtgtaacggcttccacaggtctactcgAGCGttacgcgtcatttgtgtctatacgaccacgtttaaactcggcgaaccatccacaaatcgttgcttttgatggacaagagtccggataacatttttcaatccattgtttcgcttgcatggtgtttttacccattaaaaaacaatgttttatcaaaacacgaaactcggctttttccattttttaaacaaactacaaaactactttactccaacctcgataactcagctgtttctggtcggatcgacttaaaattttgacccgtttcaagcaaaggttagtactctagaaagacgtgattACTGGTTTACTATGAGCGCCATCTctactttagtctcgggacttattgatccatgtgttacatacacacattcacacacagacattggatCAGTTcggcgagctgaatcgaatggtatatgatattcggcctttcgggcctcggttaaaaagtcgattttcacagtgattgcatagcctttctataagagaaaggaaaaaagaacTTCGTGTGTTGATCAAATATAGTTGTTTAATTTATTCaccatttgaaatgaaaaattgcataaaaatcGTATTACCTTGAAAATTTCCATTAAAACGGTAAAACTTTGGAAATAAATCGCCTACGAAAGTGGGTAGGTTTTTGACAGTAGAGCAATTTCAGAAATTAGTAGCAAGACATCAGATTTCATATACTTTGATTCGGATGAAACTCTGCACACGTTTTCAGTAgtacaaaacatttgttttgcacgAATGCAGGGATCAATTCGTCACaagaatgatttttaaaaagggcgtatgcatTTTTGtatgcactttcttcaaatcgtggtAACTCGGAAACactaaattttacaaaaatgatGTCTATtgtttaaaaagtagttgtgccttcaggcaaaaaatatatggaatttcataatgatatcTTATGGTTTTTAGGCACAATAATATCGTATGAGAATCATAAGACCGCCTTATGAAGTCACaaaaattggaattccaataacaaactttatgaaattcatacaaaattaacttagggccatcgtccaagtaccatgcacgcgggtggttttaggaatttttcgatggaaattttgaaaaatttgacaaaaccaaaaacatatagacctttgaaatacttttatctatctacagggtgaaaatagctggaaaattcggaggattttccgtgtCTTATCGAAGCacttagcactgaaaaaatgagcttttttgtaatctttcacaattatttaaaaaataatgaatttctcgtatacctactgtgaaattcataagttgttcgtaaGAAAACTctaatagtgatagatgagatgtatattgcagagtcataaacattataatagaggtatatttttcttatcaatcttttgaaatggtgatttttgatgcatcataagatttgccttatgattttcactacaaGGTGAAATGACCTGAGTGTAGGTAATTAAAAGGGCAtttctaacaaaatatacagtatagaaaaagttgaatactttttcaagaaaaagaaaaatttaaatttatacaaaaaacgtgtcattaatattattttaaacaatttcattttcaatcttaACTAAAAATTCACATTTTGTTGCGAATTTGATAAGTATAAAGATAAAATCCGGTAAGGTTATAGagggttgtaagacctttcatgtgagcctaagcttgtgaaaatttgatgagtggtttccgagaaaatcaaaCAcactcttttagttcattttgcacattttaccccgtaagtTCGGAACCGGCAATCGGATCTAGATAAAGTTCAATTACAACCTTTGGAACTAAATTGAAGgttaagcggtctctgagaaaatctagtGCGCTATTTTCTTTAACCGGAATCCCGATACGGGTAAATTTTAATAGCAATCTATGGAACCaagaaacatttcatttgaatctaagtttgtgaaaatcggttgttacatacacagacacagacattttgcgttctcggcgaactgagtcgaatggtatgtgtcaTACTCGGTACCCTGGGCCtcgtttcaaaagtcggttttcatggTGATTAcatcaatatgagaaaggcaaaaagaagttttctgaaaaaaagaTGTGCATCGAATGATGATGTCATCGATAATAGGAAGGAGGTTTTCGAAACTAATGAACTAATGTTGAAGAGAAGATATCTGTTATAATTGAAGCGCACGATAATTCCCGTCACACCTTTAGTGTATCGTTACCGATTAGTAACGCGGGACTTGCATAACTTGGGAATTGATGAGGGTCGATTCAGTActttgaagaatgttcaaagtacaaattgtattgtattttcggagaatgttacAAATGATGATCATGAGTTGGGAAAATATGACTGAGTCTACAGCACATCCGCAACATGGAATTGCTatgttgatttttgttttaaaatccaTACCCAAAAAGAGAAAtagttgaatttttcaaaaagtatttttcattttagttCCGAACAGTCTCAGCACCATCAGTAGAATGGTTTCCAAAGATTGTTTAAATGTATTCAAAGAGGATATGAAACATATGTTATTTTGTTTTCCGAAACAAAAATCCATAAAATAGGTTTAGAAAACGGCCATGCACTAGCTAAGCCCCTTAAATTATAGTTAAGTATTCGAGTGATCAATACTGTAAATCGAGAAATTATTGACCTGAACGCCTATTGTCATGTGGCAATCATAGAGCCATATTGTAATCCGTTTATGGGAATTAAGACGCTTGAAAGATGACGCATATTTTTACTATTGGATAAACGTATTTGTTTCAAGGCCTCAGATACCATTACCAACGTCACCCCTGTCACTCACCGAAAAGCAACACATATGAGAATATTGCGATCACAATATTAGTAAAagaacttattttttaaatttgatggtCATTGTTTAAATGGTAAATTAGgataatattcaagaaaaataatTGAACATTCATAATAATTTACTCGGTCCAACGATGACAGCAGTTTGGATTTGTACAGACATAGTAAAGTCTCATTTCTTCTTCAGCTCGTCGGGTTTGGGCCTGAAAAAATACTGCCTCTCGATGCGAACATTTGGGACATGCATGTTCCTCTGTCCGCGGGAGAGTTGGATCTGATATCACATCCGGAACAATATGGGTTAATTCACTGCGGAAAAATTAAAGACATTACTGAAATCTATCATTACTTTTATGATGTAAAATAACTAACTCGATTTCGTGCATAATTTTGTTCACGTAAATACAGTTGGAATCTGCTTCTTGTTTGTAGTCACAATTCCGGCACGCATACAATAGAACTTTGTTTTCCTTGTCTTCTTTTGGGTATAACATGTTATTGCTGTAAGACAATACTTTATTTTGTAAGTGGAACACATCGAAAGATTTTCCATACCATTCTTGGCAAAAACGAATGCCGACAAACCCTGGTCCATCATCGTGAGCAGCGTCGTATGCCATTTTCCTACTttgatttcaattatttttacaaACGAATATGTTTGTATCTTTCAGTTGGAAGCAACCAATGAGACCGTCTAAAGAGGATAGAAAATAATGTTCTCCGTTGAAGTTGAAGTTCATATTGTCAGGGTTGTAATAACCGGTTGAATGTTCAGCTTGGGGGTACAATGCgcccatacaaaatttgtgtTGCCAaatatactgatttaaatcccAATTAAAAATCTGGAAATCATCACCAATGCTTAGTCCAAAGTTTTTCACTTGAGCCGCATATCGATCGCAAAAGAATTGGGTGTTTATTTATAACGGAATTGGCACATTACTCAAAAACCTGTAGCGACACctgcaaatgaaaaatggaaccaagaaacggATTCATTCAAAATTTCTATATAATAAGGCACAATGCCTTACCTTTAAGACGCCGAGGGCATTTCTTTAATTTCCAGAGTTATAACAATGTTGTATTTGGTTCTGATTGTCGTATGTTGATCGTCACAAATCTGGGGGATCAAGTCTCCAGTTGATGGTCTGCAGTGGGTACTTCGATGGTTCCTTTTGTTTCTGTGGGTCCACAAGAAACAGCTCCAGGCTACGACGACCCACCAGTTGGCCCGCATATGGAtcattccgaaaattttcatgtcgATAGTAGCGATTTTTTCGATTATTCCATCATACCATGCCATGATTTTTTCGATTATCCAATCATACGAATAGATATCAGTAATAAAAGTAAGCGCGTAGGAAAAAAATGAGTTAAAAGTGATTACTAATATATTTGCTAGAGTAAACTACGATTtaaaaaagaacatcttcagaaatgtgtaaaAATTAGTTAGGTTAGGACGGAACGGAGGAACATTTTTTTgaacagaaaccagtgctatGTTGacatctcgagtactagaatgttagGCGATCGAATACCATTTATTTTAGATACTTGTTATTCCCAGGCATTTAAAAAATGGTATTGCACCAAGCATAATGTCTTATTCTAAATAAactttagttttcgcacaatgaatGAAGATCGACATTACCATCTTTGAGTAAAAATGTTTTCATCTACTTCTGTTGTGGTTTTTCTACAAAATTCTCACCATTTtcatcaaaaatcgttgaaatcaAGAACTTATTTATATTTTGATTCCGAtgtgacagctcttgctgaaagtatcatctataAACAAGCTGCGCTATTCATTTCAACGTCAATGTGCCAACAAATATTCAAGGTGcattttcggtacggtttattttttgttGGAGAGAAGTAAGGTTAATGTTAATAAACCAATTGTCAATATCCACTTTAGAGAAGAATTGGACGCGAACGATTACCAATCGAGTGGTACCAACACCAGATGAATGCAAAGACTTTACATTTCCGTGCACTGCTACGGCAAATAATCAGAAAGCTCCAAATCAATTGGAATTTCTCTTCCAAATGGAAGTTTATGGCATTTATCAGAAAAAGGTGTGATTTGAAGTAAACACTCAAATACGGCAGCACTGCTAGCGAATTAAATtaagaccagagatgccagatattttcatagaaaatctgtattttctTATCttcaaaatctgtatttatctgtattcacaactaaaacgaaATTTTCACAATAATAACACCATTTCACGATTGAAGATGAATATTAGTAGATATCTGCAatctttttaaatattttctccTTCTATTCTTACTATCAGCAATCCCTCCCTCCAAGTCTTTGAACAGTATAATGAGCTTTGCAAAACTTTTTGAATATGCGCAAAACTCTTTGAGTTATTGAGTCGACATGGCATTTTAGTGCCTAAACTGTAaatt
This genomic window contains:
- the LOC131428453 gene encoding DNA-directed RNA polymerase II subunit RPB9; this translates as MAYDAAHDDGPGFVGIRFCQECNNMLYPKEDKENKVLLYACRNCDYKQEADSNCIYVNKIMHEIDELTHIVPDVISDPTLPRTEEHACPKCSHREAVFFQAQTRRAEEEMRLYYVCTNPNCCHRWTE